In a single window of the Bos taurus isolate L1 Dominette 01449 registration number 42190680 breed Hereford chromosome 23, ARS-UCD2.0, whole genome shotgun sequence genome:
- the OR2B3 gene encoding olfactory receptor family 2 subfamily B member 3 translates to MNWANESSMKEFVLLGFSDKPWLQKPLFVLLLISYTTTIFGNVSIMMVCILDPKLHTPMYFFLTNLSILDLCYTTSTVPHMLTNISHNKKTISYAGCVAQLITFLALGATECLLLAVMSFDRYVAICRPLHYVVIMNPWFCLRMIAFSWFTGFSNSVLQSSLTLNMPRCGHQEVDHFFCEVPALLKLSCADTKPIVAELFFFSVLILLIPVTLILISYGFIAQAVLRIKSAEGRRKAFGTCGSHMVVVSLFFGTSIYMYLQPPSSTSKDWGKIISLFYGIFTPMLNPLIYSLRNKDMKEAFKRLMLLTFYYKK, encoded by the coding sequence ATGAATTGGGCAAATGAGAGCTCCATGAAAGAATTTGTACTACTTGGCTTTTCAGACAAGCCCTGGCTGCAAAAGCCCCTTTTTGTGTTACTATTAATATCATACACAACCACCATCTTTGGCAATGTGTCCATCATGATGGTGTGCATTCTGGATCCCAAGCTTCACACCCCCATGTATTTCTTTCTTACTAATCTGTCCATCTTAGATCTCTGTTACACCACAAGCACAGTCCCTCATATGCTGACGAATATTTCTCACAACAAGAAGACCATCAGCTATGCTGGCTGTGTGGCCCAGCTCATCACCTTCCTGGCCCTGGGTGCTACTGAGTGTCTCCTCCTTGCTGTTATGTCCTTTGACAGGTATGTGGCGATTTGCAGACCCCTCCACTATGTTGTCATCATGAACCCTTGGTTCTGCTTGAGGATGATAGCCTTCTCCTGGTTCACTGGCTTCAGCAACTCAGTGCTGCAGTCCTCCTTGACCCTTAACATGCCACGGTGTGGTCATCAAGAAGTGGACCACTTTTTCTGTGAGGTTCCTGCCCTTCTCAAGTTGTCCTGTGCTGACACAAAGCCTATTGTTGCTGAGCTTTTTTTCTTCAGTGTGTTAATTCTGCTAATTCCAGTGACATTGATCCTCATCTCCTATGGCTTCATAGCTCAAGCAGTATTGAGAATCAAATCAGCAGAAGGACGACGGAAAGCTTTTGGGACGTGTGGGTCTCACATGGTtgtagtctctctcttttttggaacaagcatatacatgtatctacaaCCACCTTCTTCCACCTCTAAGGACTGGGGGAAAATCATTTCTCTCTTCTATGGGATATTCACACCCATGTTGAACCCCCTCATCTATAGCCTTAGAAATAAAGATATGAAGGAGGCCTTTAAGAGGCTGATGCTATTAACATTTTACTATAAGAAGTAA